A single Trichocoleus desertorum ATA4-8-CV12 DNA region contains:
- a CDS encoding cytotoxic translational repressor of toxin-antitoxin stability system codes for MRKPLKLEIRYERSFLLDLKDLEPAVYQRVCRFVFVEFLQLTQLQDLPELRQMGSRAIFYRFTLDQHLVGIEVTGQIIKFLRILPKPNV; via the coding sequence TTGCGAAAGCCTTTGAAGCTGGAAATTCGTTACGAGAGGTCTTTTCTCTTAGACTTAAAAGATTTAGAGCCAGCTGTGTATCAGCGGGTTTGCCGATTTGTCTTTGTGGAGTTTTTACAGCTCACACAATTGCAAGACTTGCCAGAACTCCGCCAAATGGGGTCTAGGGCAATTTTTTATCGGTTTACCCTCGATCAGCACCTTGTTGGCATCGAAGTTACAGGTCAAATTATCAAATTTTTGCGTATCCTTCCGAAGCCGAATGTTTAG
- a CDS encoding peptide chain release factor 1 has protein sequence MFDPLRRLKFLPWRSLALLTLATFVIVAVIEVILGLGYTQVSVVRAVLNPLFGAPWVVLTLLAAGFGIGVLAVFLLETKWPQVSINAGVLWALVLCLILGAVIRSLMPLPIILVSPGQTQFMGFLVGIFWRGRPYWR, from the coding sequence ATGTTTGATCCGTTGCGCCGCTTAAAATTTTTACCTTGGCGATCGCTAGCCTTACTGACCCTTGCGACCTTCGTGATTGTGGCAGTGATAGAAGTGATATTAGGGCTGGGCTACACCCAAGTTAGTGTCGTTCGAGCCGTGTTAAATCCCTTGTTTGGCGCACCCTGGGTGGTGTTGACACTTCTGGCCGCTGGATTTGGTATTGGAGTGTTAGCAGTTTTCCTACTAGAGACTAAGTGGCCTCAGGTATCGATCAATGCTGGTGTATTGTGGGCACTGGTGCTGTGCTTGATTTTGGGGGCAGTCATCCGATCTCTAATGCCATTGCCAATAATCTTGGTGAGTCCTGGTCAAACTCAGTTTATGGGTTTCCTGGTGGGAATATTTTGGCGCGGTCGTCCCTATTGGCGCTAA
- the polA gene encoding DNA polymerase I — protein sequence MAQSTSAAVSTQNSLPEKHPKVILVDGHSLAFRSYFAFAKGRDGGLRTSTGIPTSVSYGFLKALLEVMESEQPDYMAIAFDLSAPTFRHEADETYKAGRPETPEDFKPDLQNLKELLQALNLPVVTAPGYEADDVIGTLARRASTTGYPVKILSGDQDLFQLIDLNQNIRVLHLGNPFARGNTGHPNEFGAEQVKAKLGILPSQVVDYKALCGDSSDNIPGVKGIGAKTAVQLLSTYGSLEQIYASLDEIKGAVKQKLEVGREEARHSQWMAQIHLDVPLDISLEDCQLKGFDREAVVPLLEKLEFQSLLKKTLQLQKLFGGAESDNDATPDFSETDGVAAASAAQEGTATTQPFLSDFESEDLAFFSAEETDAAQQQKHGPALIQPQIIQSPEQLAELVQRLQALSDPATPVAWDTETSDLEPRDAELVGIGCCWGAGESDMAYLPVGHKTGSNLDKATVLEALRPILESTAYPKALQNAKFDRLVFRCQGIELAGVVFDSMLASYVLDPDNSHNLTDLSRRYLGITPQSYTELVPKGQTIADIDIPLVANYCGMDVYTTFHLVAKLRAELVEVPELHRLLLEIEQPLEPVLAEMEYCGVRIDQEYLREFSRSLEKELALIEARAYEAAGEKFNLGSPKQLSELLFDKLKLDRKKSRKTKTGYSTDAATLEKLQGDHPVVDAMLESRTLSKLKSTYVDALPNLVRPDTHRVHTNFNQTGTTTGRLSSSNPNLQNIPIRTAFSRQIRKAFIPEEGWLLAAADYSQIELRILAHLSQEPVLVETYRNNEDVHTLTARLLLEKDTITSEERRLGKIINFGVIYGMGAQRFARESGVKASEAKLFIDRFNQRYPKVFAYLQTMQQQAIARGYVETIFGRRRYFNFTNDSLLKLRGRKPEEIDLDSLRPGQYDAGFLRAAANAPIQGSSADIIKIAMAKLHEILRSHQANLLLQVHDELIFELPLEEWESLKPQIKSTMETAVQLSVPLLVEINAGKNWMETK from the coding sequence ATGGCTCAATCTACTTCTGCTGCTGTGTCTACTCAAAATTCCCTGCCAGAAAAGCATCCCAAGGTGATTCTGGTTGATGGTCATTCTTTAGCCTTTCGCTCGTATTTCGCCTTTGCTAAAGGGCGAGATGGGGGGTTACGCACTTCCACTGGCATTCCCACCAGCGTGAGTTACGGTTTTCTCAAAGCCCTGCTAGAAGTGATGGAATCTGAGCAGCCAGACTACATGGCGATCGCCTTTGACTTGAGTGCGCCCACGTTTCGCCACGAAGCCGACGAAACCTACAAGGCAGGCCGTCCCGAAACACCAGAAGATTTCAAGCCAGATCTGCAAAACCTGAAAGAACTGCTCCAAGCCCTCAACTTGCCCGTGGTCACAGCTCCTGGTTATGAAGCCGACGATGTGATTGGGACTTTGGCCCGACGAGCCAGTACAACCGGGTATCCTGTCAAGATTTTGAGTGGTGATCAAGACTTATTTCAACTAATTGACCTCAACCAAAATATTAGAGTGCTGCATTTGGGCAACCCTTTTGCTCGCGGCAACACCGGGCACCCGAATGAATTTGGCGCTGAACAAGTAAAAGCCAAATTGGGCATCTTGCCTAGCCAAGTTGTTGATTACAAAGCCCTCTGTGGTGACTCCTCCGATAACATTCCAGGGGTGAAGGGCATTGGCGCGAAAACAGCAGTGCAATTGCTCAGCACCTATGGCTCTTTAGAACAGATCTATGCCTCCTTAGATGAGATCAAAGGAGCCGTGAAGCAAAAGCTGGAAGTGGGGCGAGAAGAGGCGCGTCACTCGCAATGGATGGCCCAGATTCATCTGGATGTACCCTTAGACATCAGCTTAGAAGACTGCCAGCTCAAGGGCTTCGATCGCGAAGCTGTGGTGCCATTGCTCGAAAAACTAGAGTTTCAGTCTCTGCTCAAGAAAACCTTACAACTGCAAAAACTCTTTGGGGGTGCGGAGTCTGACAATGATGCTACCCCCGATTTCTCAGAAACTGACGGAGTCGCAGCCGCATCAGCTGCTCAGGAAGGCACTGCCACGACTCAACCGTTTCTGTCAGACTTTGAAAGCGAGGACTTAGCTTTTTTCAGTGCCGAAGAAACTGATGCTGCCCAGCAACAGAAGCATGGCCCTGCCCTGATTCAGCCCCAAATCATTCAATCGCCAGAGCAGCTAGCCGAACTGGTGCAGCGGTTACAAGCCTTGAGCGATCCAGCGACCCCCGTTGCTTGGGATACCGAAACCAGTGACCTAGAGCCACGAGATGCTGAGCTAGTTGGCATTGGCTGCTGCTGGGGAGCGGGCGAAAGTGACATGGCCTATCTGCCCGTGGGACACAAAACTGGCTCTAACTTGGACAAAGCCACGGTCCTAGAAGCGCTACGGCCCATCTTGGAAAGCACTGCATACCCGAAAGCCCTGCAAAATGCCAAATTCGATCGCCTGGTGTTCCGCTGCCAAGGCATTGAGCTAGCAGGGGTAGTGTTTGATTCGATGCTAGCCAGTTATGTGCTTGATCCAGACAATAGCCACAACCTCACCGACTTAAGCCGCCGTTATCTAGGGATCACGCCGCAAAGTTATACCGAACTGGTTCCCAAAGGCCAAACGATCGCGGATATTGATATTCCTTTAGTCGCTAACTACTGCGGCATGGATGTCTACACCACCTTCCACTTAGTCGCTAAGCTGAGAGCTGAGCTAGTAGAGGTTCCAGAGCTACACCGCTTGCTGCTGGAGATAGAACAGCCGCTAGAACCTGTGTTAGCGGAGATGGAATATTGTGGGGTCCGCATCGATCAGGAATATCTGCGGGAGTTTTCGCGATCGCTAGAAAAAGAGCTAGCTTTGATCGAGGCCAGAGCCTACGAAGCAGCGGGTGAGAAATTCAATCTTGGCTCACCCAAGCAACTGAGTGAGCTGTTATTCGACAAACTCAAGCTCGATCGCAAAAAATCCCGCAAAACTAAAACAGGCTACTCCACGGATGCCGCCACATTAGAAAAGCTGCAAGGTGATCACCCTGTCGTCGATGCCATGTTGGAGTCTCGGACTCTGTCCAAGCTCAAGTCTACCTATGTCGATGCGCTGCCCAATCTAGTGCGGCCCGATACGCATCGAGTCCATACCAACTTCAACCAAACAGGCACCACCACAGGACGGCTCTCCTCCTCCAACCCCAACCTACAAAACATTCCGATTCGGACTGCCTTTAGTCGGCAAATTCGCAAAGCCTTTATTCCAGAGGAGGGGTGGCTTTTAGCAGCGGCTGATTACTCCCAAATCGAGTTACGGATTTTGGCCCATCTTAGTCAAGAACCTGTTTTAGTTGAAACCTACCGCAACAATGAGGATGTCCATACCCTCACCGCTCGGTTACTGCTGGAAAAAGACACCATTACCTCTGAAGAACGCCGCTTGGGTAAGATCATCAATTTTGGCGTGATTTATGGCATGGGGGCGCAGCGGTTTGCTCGTGAGTCAGGCGTGAAAGCTTCAGAAGCCAAGCTCTTTATCGATCGCTTTAACCAACGCTACCCGAAAGTTTTTGCCTACTTGCAGACCATGCAACAACAGGCGATCGCGCGAGGCTATGTTGAAACCATTTTTGGTCGTCGGCGCTATTTCAACTTTACGAATGACAGTTTGCTAAAGCTACGCGGTCGTAAGCCCGAAGAAATTGATCTCGATAGCTTGCGGCCTGGTCAATACGATGCAGGTTTCCTGCGAGCTGCGGCCAACGCCCCGATCCAAGGCTCTAGTGCTGACATCATCAAGATTGCGATGGCAAAACTGCACGAGATTTTGCGCTCTCACCAAGCTAATTTGCTGCTACAAGTTCACGATGAACTAATTTTTGAACTGCCCTTAGAAGAATGGGAGTCACTAAAACCCCAAATTAAATCCACGATGGAAACCGCTGTTCAACTCAGCGTACCGCTCTTAGTGGAAATAAACGCAGGTAAAAACTGGATGGAAACCAAATAA
- a CDS encoding CAAD domain-containing protein — protein MNPELKTSDYIESSTPELADVEDRADIDVTSAEPAPIVVSPQTSQSSDQWSQIGERVSYYLGQLPDLLSDFFSQNQRLLINLGLLFGGIVTVKLTLAILDAVNDIPLLAPTFELVGIGYSAWFVYRYLLKSENRQELSQEIDALKQQVVGSQK, from the coding sequence ATGAATCCCGAACTAAAAACATCTGATTATATTGAGTCCAGCACCCCTGAGTTAGCTGACGTTGAGGATAGAGCAGACATTGATGTAACTTCTGCTGAACCTGCTCCAATCGTGGTGTCGCCTCAAACCTCTCAGTCTTCTGATCAATGGTCACAAATCGGAGAGCGCGTTTCTTACTATCTAGGACAGCTACCCGATCTGTTATCTGATTTCTTTAGTCAGAATCAGCGCCTTCTGATTAACTTGGGTCTTTTGTTTGGCGGCATCGTTACTGTCAAGCTGACACTAGCGATTCTAGACGCTGTCAATGACATTCCTCTCCTCGCCCCCACTTTTGAACTTGTGGGGATTGGTTATTCAGCTTGGTTTGTGTACAGATATTTATTAAAGTCTGAGAATCGCCAAGAGCTATCTCAAGAAATTGATGCGCTCAAGCAGCAAGTTGTCGGCAGTCAGAAGTAA
- a CDS encoding glucose-6-phosphate isomerase — MDAAALWQRYQDWLYYHEGLGFYLDISRMRFDDAFVAALQPKFERAFRDMADLEQGAIANPDENRMVGHYWLRDPDLAPTPELKQDIIETLEQIEAFTQKIHTGAIRPPQVEKFTDVLSIGIGGSALGPQFVAAALAPDFPPLNLHFIDNTDPAGIDRVLTQLKDRLSSTLVITISKSGGTPETRNGMLEVQKAYSDQGLNFSQYAIAITGRDSGLDKLAKSEEWLATFPMHDWVGGRTSELSAVGLLPAALQGIDIRTMLEGAKEMDAATRIPNLKSNPAALLALAWYYAGNGRGEKDMVVLPYKDSLLLFSRYLQQLVMESLGKEKDLNGQVVHQGIAVYGNKGSTDQHAYVQQLREGVANFFITLIEVLRDRQGPSLEVEPGVTSGDYLSGLLQGTRRALYENQRDSITVTIPQVDPYNVGALIALYERAVGLYGFLVNVNAYHQPGVEAGKKAAASVLDLQKQVVKALQESGQPLSLAAIAEKAGSPDQIESIYKIVRHLAANQRTLTIHGNPAQPNQLTVSAL; from the coding sequence ATGGATGCCGCTGCACTTTGGCAACGTTACCAAGACTGGCTTTACTACCACGAGGGCTTGGGATTTTATCTCGATATCAGCCGTATGCGGTTTGATGATGCCTTTGTCGCAGCACTACAGCCTAAATTTGAGCGAGCCTTTCGGGACATGGCAGATCTAGAGCAAGGAGCGATCGCCAACCCGGACGAAAATCGGATGGTCGGCCACTATTGGCTTCGCGATCCCGACTTAGCCCCCACCCCAGAACTCAAACAAGACATTATTGAAACGCTAGAGCAGATTGAAGCATTTACTCAAAAAATCCATACTGGGGCAATTCGTCCTCCCCAGGTTGAAAAATTCACCGATGTCCTTTCCATCGGTATCGGGGGTTCAGCTTTAGGGCCACAATTTGTTGCCGCAGCCCTAGCACCAGATTTTCCGCCCCTTAATCTTCATTTCATTGACAACACTGATCCCGCAGGCATCGATCGCGTCCTGACTCAACTCAAAGACCGTCTCTCTAGCACCCTGGTGATCACGATTTCTAAGTCTGGCGGTACCCCCGAAACGCGCAACGGCATGCTGGAAGTGCAAAAAGCCTACAGCGATCAGGGGCTGAATTTTTCTCAGTATGCGATCGCTATCACAGGCCGAGATAGCGGCTTAGACAAGCTGGCTAAATCCGAAGAGTGGTTAGCTACATTCCCGATGCATGACTGGGTGGGAGGACGCACTTCCGAGCTTTCCGCTGTAGGCTTGTTGCCCGCTGCCCTACAAGGAATTGACATCCGAACCATGCTAGAGGGTGCCAAGGAAATGGATGCTGCGACCCGGATTCCCAATCTCAAAAGCAATCCAGCCGCTCTCCTAGCCTTGGCGTGGTACTACGCCGGGAATGGTCGGGGCGAAAAAGACATGGTGGTGCTGCCCTACAAAGATAGCTTGCTGCTGTTCAGCCGCTACCTCCAGCAGTTAGTCATGGAGTCTCTGGGTAAAGAGAAAGATCTCAACGGCCAAGTGGTACATCAAGGCATCGCCGTTTATGGCAACAAAGGCTCTACCGATCAGCACGCCTATGTGCAACAGTTGCGAGAAGGCGTCGCCAATTTCTTTATCACCTTGATTGAAGTACTGCGCGATCGCCAAGGCCCATCCTTAGAAGTCGAACCCGGAGTCACCTCAGGCGACTACCTTTCCGGTTTGCTGCAAGGCACTCGGCGCGCTCTTTACGAAAACCAGCGTGACTCGATCACCGTCACTATTCCGCAAGTTGATCCCTACAACGTCGGAGCCTTAATTGCTCTGTACGAAAGAGCTGTAGGCTTGTACGGCTTCCTAGTCAACGTCAACGCCTACCATCAACCCGGCGTAGAGGCAGGTAAAAAAGCAGCCGCCTCCGTCCTCGACCTGCAAAAACAAGTGGTCAAAGCTTTACAGGAATCCGGGCAACCCCTCTCCTTAGCAGCGATCGCGGAGAAAGCAGGTTCCCCCGACCAAATTGAGTCGATCTATAAAATCGTCCGTCATCTAGCCGCTAACCAGCGTACCCTCACCATCCACGGCAACCCCGCTCAACCTAATCAACTCACTGTTTCCGCCCTATAA
- the ispF gene encoding 2-C-methyl-D-erythritol 2,4-cyclodiphosphate synthase has translation MNIRIGNGYDIHRLVEGRSLILGGVNIPHELGLLGHSDADVLTHAIMDAMLGALSLGDIGLYFPPSDPKWAGADSLKLLEQVHQLIRNEGWQIGNIDSVIVAERPKLKPHISAMRDRLATVLELNPNQVGIKATTNEKLGPEGQEEGISAYAVALLQQAI, from the coding sequence ATGAATATTCGCATTGGCAACGGTTACGACATTCACCGCTTGGTAGAAGGACGCTCCCTGATTTTGGGTGGTGTGAACATTCCCCACGAACTTGGCTTATTGGGTCATAGTGATGCAGATGTGCTGACCCACGCCATTATGGATGCCATGCTGGGGGCACTGAGTCTGGGTGACATTGGCCTCTACTTTCCCCCATCTGATCCAAAGTGGGCAGGGGCTGACAGCCTCAAGCTACTAGAGCAAGTACACCAATTAATCCGAAACGAAGGTTGGCAAATTGGCAACATTGACTCTGTGATTGTGGCGGAGCGGCCCAAACTCAAGCCCCACATCTCAGCCATGCGCGATCGCCTTGCCACCGTTCTAGAACTCAACCCCAACCAAGTGGGTATCAAAGCCACAACTAACGAGAAGCTAGGCCCCGAAGGTCAGGAAGAAGGGATTTCCGCTTACGCAGTCGCACTATTGCAGCAAGCAATCTAG
- a CDS encoding ABC transporter substrate-binding protein, with translation MFSAAFLTLPLRRLGLVALVATVAIALGACNPTDLKTEAAQVPQIVVSALSDPKTFNYPLSQESPNVFTYIYEGLITENGNGEVEPALAESWEISDDKRQIIFTLRNGLKWSDGAPLTADDIIFTYNDLYFNEKIPTDVRDVLRIGESGALPTVTKVDDRRIKFTVPEPFAPFLRITGLAILPRHALIDSVKTLGSDGNPKFLSIWGVDTDPSKIIANGPYMLSGYVPSQRVILQRNPYYWRKDAQGKALPYIERFIWQIVESTDTSLLQFRSGGLDTLGVSPENFSLLKGEEKRGKFTIYNGGPAAGTNFISFNLNKARRPDGRPLVDPIKSKWFNTLAFRQAVAYALDRQTMINNTFRGIGQPQNSPISLQSPYYLSAEEGLKVYDYNPDKAKQLLLGAGFKYNAQGQLQDADGNLVRFTLITNSGNKIREAMGAQVKQDLQKIGIQVDFNPINFNILVEKLSTTRDWDAYLLGLTGGVEPNDGANVWSSKGGLHSFNQGPTPGQPPIQGWEATEWEKEIDRLYIQGAQELDETKRKAIYARTQQITQEQLPVIYLVNPLSLSAVRDRIEGVEFTALGGSLWNIYELKLAE, from the coding sequence ATGTTCTCTGCTGCTTTTTTGACTCTACCGCTGCGTCGTTTGGGTTTAGTTGCTTTGGTCGCGACTGTGGCGATCGCCCTGGGTGCTTGCAATCCCACTGACTTAAAGACTGAAGCCGCTCAAGTGCCTCAGATCGTAGTCAGTGCCCTCAGTGACCCCAAAACCTTCAACTATCCGCTCAGCCAAGAGTCGCCCAACGTTTTTACCTACATTTACGAAGGGTTGATCACCGAAAATGGCAATGGTGAAGTTGAGCCAGCCCTAGCAGAATCTTGGGAGATTTCTGACGATAAGCGGCAAATTATTTTTACGCTACGCAACGGGTTGAAGTGGTCGGATGGAGCCCCGCTGACAGCAGACGACATCATATTTACTTACAACGACCTCTACTTCAACGAGAAAATCCCTACCGATGTGAGGGACGTTTTGCGGATTGGCGAAAGTGGAGCCTTACCCACTGTCACCAAGGTTGACGATCGCCGGATTAAATTTACGGTCCCGGAACCTTTTGCTCCTTTCTTGCGGATTACTGGGTTAGCGATTTTACCTCGTCACGCTCTGATTGACTCGGTAAAGACCTTGGGTTCGGATGGCAACCCCAAGTTTTTATCGATTTGGGGCGTTGATACAGATCCCAGCAAGATTATTGCTAATGGGCCTTATATGCTGTCAGGCTATGTTCCCAGTCAGCGAGTGATTCTTCAGCGTAATCCTTACTACTGGCGCAAGGACGCTCAAGGCAAGGCTCTGCCCTATATTGAACGCTTTATCTGGCAAATTGTTGAGTCTACTGATACATCGTTATTGCAATTTCGCTCTGGTGGTTTAGACACTTTAGGAGTTTCGCCGGAAAATTTCTCGCTACTGAAGGGGGAAGAAAAACGCGGCAAATTCACGATCTATAACGGTGGTCCCGCAGCTGGCACCAACTTTATTTCATTTAATCTAAACAAAGCGCGTCGGCCCGATGGTCGGCCCCTGGTGGACCCGATTAAGTCCAAGTGGTTCAATACGCTGGCGTTTCGGCAGGCGGTTGCTTATGCGCTCGATCGCCAAACCATGATTAATAATACGTTTCGGGGCATTGGTCAGCCGCAAAACTCGCCCATTTCCTTGCAAAGCCCCTACTATCTCTCAGCGGAGGAGGGTTTGAAGGTTTATGACTATAACCCCGATAAAGCCAAGCAGTTATTGCTAGGGGCTGGGTTCAAATACAATGCCCAAGGCCAGTTGCAAGATGCGGACGGCAATCTGGTACGTTTTACCTTAATTACCAATTCTGGCAACAAAATCCGGGAGGCGATGGGGGCGCAAGTGAAGCAAGACCTCCAGAAAATTGGTATTCAAGTGGATTTCAATCCAATTAACTTCAACATCCTGGTTGAGAAACTCTCCACGACTAGAGATTGGGATGCCTATCTTCTGGGCTTAACTGGAGGGGTCGAACCCAACGATGGGGCCAATGTGTGGTCCAGCAAAGGCGGATTACACAGCTTTAATCAAGGCCCAACGCCGGGGCAGCCTCCGATTCAAGGTTGGGAAGCAACCGAGTGGGAAAAAGAGATCGATCGCCTCTATATTCAGGGAGCCCAAGAGCTGGACGAAACCAAGCGTAAAGCTATCTATGCTAGGACGCAGCAGATTACGCAAGAGCAGTTGCCTGTGATTTATCTGGTCAATCCGCTCTCTTTGTCAGCGGTGCGCGATCGCATCGAAGGGGTGGAGTTCACGGCTTTAGGCGGCTCCCTCTGGAACATTTACGAACTTAAATTGGCTGAGTAA
- the cobS gene encoding adenosylcobinamide-GDP ribazoletransferase, with the protein MGVSSRVAAAIAFYTCLPIPPNWALEFQGVARLAPCIGLLIGGLLGLLDAGLQAIAMPILTRSALIVATWIAVTGGLHLDGAMDTADGLAVLDPERRLEVMTDSRSGAFGVMVAIALVLLKTTALNDLEGDRWLALMAAAGWGRWGQLVAIARYPYLKPTGKGAFHKEAIRSLWEAVPSLFLLLGLSGLQVALDPAQWPVALGMAVGGVAIAWLMGAWFNHKLGGHTGDTYGAVVEWTEAFFLGLLTVL; encoded by the coding sequence GTGGGAGTTAGTTCTAGAGTAGCGGCGGCGATCGCCTTCTATACCTGTCTGCCCATCCCCCCAAATTGGGCCTTAGAGTTTCAAGGAGTAGCTCGTCTCGCGCCTTGCATAGGGTTGCTCATCGGGGGGTTGTTAGGCTTGCTGGATGCGGGCTTACAAGCGATCGCGATGCCTATTTTGACTCGCAGTGCCTTGATCGTAGCGACTTGGATAGCTGTGACAGGTGGCTTGCACTTAGATGGAGCGATGGACACTGCAGACGGTCTGGCGGTTTTAGACCCAGAACGCCGCTTGGAGGTAATGACGGATAGCCGCTCCGGTGCTTTTGGAGTGATGGTGGCGATCGCTCTCGTCTTGCTCAAAACCACAGCTCTGAATGACTTGGAGGGAGATCGATGGCTGGCTTTGATGGCGGCGGCAGGCTGGGGCCGCTGGGGACAACTCGTGGCGATCGCGCGTTATCCGTACCTCAAACCCACAGGGAAAGGGGCATTTCATAAGGAAGCCATTCGTTCGCTCTGGGAGGCAGTGCCTAGCTTGTTTTTGTTGTTGGGTCTGAGTGGGCTGCAAGTGGCGCTCGATCCAGCTCAATGGCCTGTTGCCTTAGGGATGGCTGTGGGAGGCGTGGCGATCGCTTGGCTAATGGGCGCATGGTTTAACCACAAGCTCGGCGGTCATACGGGTGATACCTACGGAGCCGTAGTGGAGTGGACAGAAGCTTTTTTTTTGGGTCTTCTGACAGTGCTGTAA
- a CDS encoding ABC transporter substrate-binding protein — MTAISFGVRLRRWFSVLLVLSLAIATIFGLTGCRPTEFRTAAAQVSQLVLTALSDPKTFNPAFNQEFPNVFLFTEEHLLRENGVTGEVEPALAESWSISTDKQRIVFNLRPNLQWSDGQPLTAADVVFTFEQVIFNPKIPTDYADTLRIGASRAFPQVRQLDDRRVEFILPEPFAPLLRSLAGHEGAPILPKHTLERSVQTLGSDGNPQFISTWSTATNPKQLVVNGPYQVESYVSGQRIVFRRNPYYWRRDSQGQPLPYVERIVWQFIENTDTQLLRFRSGDLDVMGDVRPLRPEYFSLLKREEKRGKFKLYNGGPWSGTTYLTFNLTEAKDKNNRPFVDPIKSRWFNTLAFRQAIAHAIDRPRMNNNLFRGISELQDSPISVQSPYYLSPQEGLKTYDYNRQKARQLLESAGFKYNAQGQLLDAENHLVRFTLLTNAENRQRVAMGAQIKQDLGAIGIQVDFTPISFNTLLDKVSSSRDWEAHMIGFTGGIEPHGAANLWMSSGGSHALNLKQQPGQPPIQGWQPKDWELEIDRLYTAGARELDETKRKAIYGDFQRIVQEQLPVIYLVNEIAIVAVRDRVQGLKYTGLPSWGLWNIPELKIEDNQV; from the coding sequence ATGACCGCTATTTCTTTTGGGGTGAGACTCCGTCGTTGGTTCTCTGTTCTGCTGGTACTGAGTTTGGCGATCGCGACGATCTTCGGGTTAACGGGATGTCGCCCGACGGAGTTTCGCACTGCCGCAGCTCAAGTGTCGCAATTAGTCCTGACGGCGCTGAGTGATCCCAAAACGTTTAATCCTGCCTTTAACCAGGAATTTCCTAACGTGTTTCTCTTTACCGAGGAGCACCTGTTACGCGAAAACGGGGTCACGGGTGAAGTAGAACCTGCTCTAGCAGAATCTTGGAGTATTTCAACAGATAAACAGCGGATTGTTTTCAACCTCAGGCCGAATCTGCAATGGTCGGATGGGCAACCTCTGACTGCTGCCGATGTGGTCTTTACCTTTGAGCAGGTGATCTTCAACCCAAAAATTCCTACTGATTACGCCGATACCTTGCGGATTGGCGCTAGCCGAGCTTTCCCGCAGGTGCGCCAACTAGACGATCGCCGAGTGGAATTTATTTTGCCCGAACCGTTTGCGCCGTTGTTGCGATCGCTGGCGGGCCATGAGGGCGCGCCGATTTTGCCTAAACACACTTTAGAGCGATCGGTGCAGACGCTTGGTTCAGATGGCAACCCTCAGTTCATCTCTACTTGGAGTACCGCTACAAATCCAAAGCAACTGGTGGTGAATGGCCCCTATCAAGTAGAGAGTTACGTTTCGGGACAACGGATTGTGTTTCGCCGCAACCCCTACTACTGGCGGCGCGATTCCCAAGGTCAACCCCTACCTTATGTCGAGCGGATTGTTTGGCAATTTATTGAGAATACTGATACTCAACTGCTCCGATTCCGCTCTGGTGACTTGGATGTGATGGGTGATGTGCGTCCTCTGCGGCCAGAGTACTTTTCGCTGTTAAAACGGGAAGAAAAACGGGGCAAATTCAAGCTTTACAATGGTGGGCCTTGGTCTGGCACTACCTATCTCACTTTTAACTTGACGGAAGCTAAAGATAAAAATAATCGCCCCTTTGTGGACCCGATTAAGTCGCGCTGGTTTAACACCTTGGCGTTTCGACAAGCGATCGCCCATGCCATCGATCGCCCCCGCATGAACAACAACTTGTTTCGGGGCATCAGCGAGTTACAGGATTCGCCCATTTCCGTCCAAAGCCCTTACTACCTCTCACCCCAAGAAGGACTCAAAACCTACGACTACAATCGGCAAAAAGCGCGACAACTCTTGGAAAGCGCAGGTTTTAAGTACAATGCTCAAGGCCAACTACTCGATGCTGAAAACCATCTAGTCCGCTTTACATTACTCACAAATGCCGAAAATCGACAGCGCGTAGCGATGGGAGCGCAGATCAAGCAAGACCTCGGTGCCATTGGGATTCAAGTCGATTTCACCCCGATTAGCTTTAATACCTTGCTCGACAAAGTTTCTAGTTCGCGGGATTGGGAAGCCCACATGATTGGCTTTACAGGTGGGATTGAACCCCACGGTGCCGCCAATCTTTGGATGAGTAGTGGGGGATCGCACGCTTTGAATTTGAAGCAACAGCCAGGACAGCCGCCCATTCAAGGTTGGCAACCTAAAGATTGGGAGTTAGAGATCGATCGCCTGTATACCGCTGGAGCCAGAGAGCTAGATGAAACCAAACGTAAAGCGATTTATGGCGATTTTCAGCGGATTGTGCAAGAGCAGTTGCCTGTAATTTACCTGGTGAATGAGATCGCGATCGTAGCGGTGCGCGATCGCGTCCAAGGGTTGAAGTATACAGGTTTACCAAGTTGGGGCCTATGGAATATCCCGGAACTTAAAATTGAAGACAATCAAGTTTAA